The Pseudomonas parafulva genome window below encodes:
- a CDS encoding LysR family transcriptional regulator ArgP — protein MFDYKLLAALAAVIEQGGFERAAQVLGLSQSAVSQRIKLLEARVGQPVLVRATPPSPTEVGRQLLNHVQQVRLLERDLQRQVPALDEQGIPERLRIALNADSLATWWAGAVGDFCAGQQVLLDLVVEDQDVGLRRMRAGEVAACLCGSERPVAGARSLALGAMRYRALASPAFMARYFPRGFEVARLARAPAVVYGPDDFLQHRYLASLGLGDGFIHHLCPSSEGFLRLTEAGLGWGLVPELQAREPLASGQLVEICSDTPIDVPLYWHHWRNGGQLLGDLTEHLRQAAPAWLVPL, from the coding sequence CGTCATCGAGCAGGGTGGGTTCGAGCGGGCTGCTCAAGTGCTGGGCCTGTCGCAATCGGCGGTGTCGCAACGCATCAAACTGCTCGAGGCGCGGGTCGGCCAGCCGGTGCTGGTGCGCGCCACGCCGCCCAGCCCGACCGAGGTCGGGCGGCAATTGCTCAACCATGTCCAGCAGGTGCGCCTGCTCGAGCGCGACCTGCAGCGTCAGGTGCCGGCACTGGACGAGCAGGGCATCCCTGAGCGCCTGCGTATTGCGTTGAATGCCGACAGCCTGGCCACCTGGTGGGCAGGTGCGGTGGGCGATTTCTGCGCTGGCCAGCAGGTGCTGCTGGACCTGGTGGTGGAGGACCAGGACGTCGGCCTGCGGCGCATGCGCGCCGGCGAAGTGGCGGCCTGCCTGTGTGGCAGCGAACGGCCAGTGGCCGGCGCACGCAGTCTGGCGCTAGGAGCGATGCGTTACCGCGCGCTGGCCAGTCCGGCCTTCATGGCCCGGTATTTCCCTCGCGGCTTCGAGGTCGCGCGCCTGGCCCGCGCGCCCGCCGTGGTCTACGGCCCCGACGACTTCCTGCAACACCGTTACCTCGCGTCCCTGGGCCTGGGCGACGGCTTCATCCATCACCTGTGTCCATCCTCCGAAGGTTTTCTGCGTCTGACCGAAGCCGGACTTGGCTGGGGACTGGTGCCTGAGTTGCAAGCGCGCGAGCCGTTGGCCAGCGGCCAGTTGGTGGAAATCTGCAGCGATACCCCCATCGACGTGCCGTTGTACTGGCATCATTGGCGCAATGGCGGGCAACTGCTCGGCGACTTGACCGAACACCTGCGCCAGGCGGCGCCGGCGTGGCTGGTGCCCTTGTAG
- a CDS encoding NAD-dependent epimerase/dehydratase family protein — protein sequence MRILVTGASGFIGGRFARFALEQGLQVRVNGRRAEGVEHLVKRGAQFIPGDLGDAEVARRLCQGVDAVVHCAGAVGTWGRYQDFHHGNVVLTENVVEGCLKEHVRRLVHLSSPSICFTGRSRLEVREDQVPRRFHDHYALTKHLAEQKVFGAQEFGLEVLALRPRLVTGAGDASIFPRLMRLQQKGRLAIIGNGLNKVDFTSVHNLNEALLSALFADAPALGQAYNISNGQPLPVWDVVNYVMRQMQLPQVTRYRSYGLAYSMAAINEAACLLWPGRPQPTLSRTAVQVMSQDFTLDISRARHNLDYRPKVSLWTALDEFCTWWQHLPGSR from the coding sequence ATGCGAATTCTGGTCACCGGCGCAAGCGGCTTCATCGGCGGGCGCTTTGCGCGCTTCGCCCTGGAGCAGGGCCTGCAGGTGCGGGTCAACGGTCGTCGCGCCGAGGGCGTCGAGCATCTGGTCAAGCGCGGCGCGCAGTTCATTCCGGGTGACCTGGGCGATGCCGAGGTGGCTCGGCGGTTGTGTCAGGGCGTCGATGCGGTGGTGCATTGCGCCGGGGCCGTGGGCACCTGGGGGCGTTATCAGGACTTCCATCACGGCAACGTGGTGCTCACCGAGAATGTGGTCGAAGGTTGTTTGAAAGAGCATGTACGGCGCCTGGTGCACCTGTCCTCGCCGTCGATCTGCTTCACCGGCCGCTCGCGGTTGGAGGTGCGTGAGGACCAGGTGCCGCGGCGCTTCCACGACCACTATGCGCTGACCAAGCACCTGGCCGAACAGAAAGTCTTCGGTGCCCAGGAGTTCGGTCTCGAGGTGCTGGCCTTGCGCCCGCGCCTGGTCACCGGCGCCGGCGACGCCAGCATCTTCCCGCGGCTGATGCGCCTGCAGCAGAAGGGTCGCCTGGCGATCATCGGCAATGGCCTGAACAAGGTCGACTTTACCAGCGTGCACAACCTCAACGAGGCGTTGCTCAGCGCCCTGTTCGCCGACGCGCCGGCCCTCGGCCAGGCCTATAACATCAGTAACGGCCAGCCCTTACCGGTGTGGGATGTGGTCAATTACGTGATGCGCCAGATGCAACTGCCGCAGGTCACCCGCTACCGCTCCTACGGCCTGGCCTATAGCATGGCCGCCATCAACGAGGCCGCCTGCCTGCTCTGGCCTGGCCGCCCGCAACCCACCCTGAGCCGCACGGCGGTGCAGGTGATGAGCCAGGACTTCACCCTCGATATCAGCCGCGCCCGGCATAATCTGGACTATCGCCCCAAGGTCAGTCTGTGGACCGCCTTGGATGAATTCTGCACGTGGTGGCAGCACCTGCCGGGGTCGCGCTGA
- a CDS encoding alkene reductase, translating to MTTLFDPITLGDLTLPNRIIMAPLTRCRADEGRVPNALMAEYYVQRASAGLILSEATSVTPMGVGYPDTPGIWSTEQVRGWLNVTQAVHAAGGRIFLQLWHVGRISHPSYLNGELPVAPSAIKPEGHVSLVRPLSDYPTPRALDTEEIADIVEAYRVGAENAKAAGFDGVEIHGANGYLLDQFLQSSTNQRTDQYGGSLENRARLMLEVTDAVIEVWGAARVGMHLAPRADAHDMGDANRSETFTYVARELGKRGIAFICSREKEADDSLGPQIKAAFGGPYIVNERFTKASANAALASGKADAVAFGVPFIANPDLPARLAADAALNEPHPETFYGKGPVGYIDYPRL from the coding sequence ATGACCACGCTTTTCGATCCGATCACCCTGGGCGACCTGACCCTGCCCAACCGCATCATCATGGCCCCGCTGACCCGCTGCCGCGCCGACGAAGGCCGCGTGCCCAATGCGCTGATGGCCGAGTACTACGTGCAGCGTGCCAGCGCTGGGCTGATTCTCAGCGAAGCCACCTCGGTGACGCCCATGGGCGTCGGCTACCCGGACACCCCCGGCATCTGGTCCACCGAGCAGGTGCGCGGCTGGCTCAATGTGACCCAGGCGGTGCACGCTGCCGGCGGGCGAATCTTCCTGCAACTGTGGCATGTCGGGCGCATCTCCCACCCGTCCTACCTCAACGGCGAACTGCCGGTGGCGCCCAGCGCGATCAAGCCTGAAGGCCATGTGAGCCTGGTGCGTCCGCTGAGCGACTACCCCACGCCGCGCGCGCTGGACACTGAAGAAATCGCCGACATCGTCGAGGCCTACCGGGTGGGTGCAGAGAACGCCAAGGCCGCCGGCTTCGACGGCGTGGAGATCCACGGCGCCAACGGCTACCTGCTCGACCAGTTCCTGCAGAGTAGCACCAACCAGCGCACCGATCAGTACGGCGGTTCGCTGGAAAACCGTGCGCGGTTGATGCTGGAAGTCACCGATGCGGTGATCGAGGTGTGGGGCGCTGCGCGCGTCGGCATGCACCTGGCGCCACGGGCCGATGCCCATGACATGGGCGACGCCAACCGCAGCGAGACCTTCACCTACGTTGCGCGGGAGTTAGGCAAGCGCGGCATCGCCTTCATCTGCTCGCGCGAGAAGGAAGCCGACGACAGCCTCGGCCCGCAGATCAAGGCAGCGTTCGGCGGTCCTTACATCGTCAACGAGCGCTTCACCAAAGCCAGCGCCAATGCCGCCCTGGCCAGCGGCAAGGCCGATGCCGTGGCGTTCGGCGTACCCTTCATCGCCAACCCGGATCTGCCAGCGCGTCTGGCGGCCGATGCTGCGCTGAACGAGCCGCACCCTGAAACCTTCTACGGCAAAGGCCCGGTGGGTTACATCGACTATCCACGCCTGTGA
- a CDS encoding ArsR/SmtB family transcription factor, with protein sequence MPLDLDDIIKALAHPVRRDILNWLKDPAAHFPEQHHSTEFGVCAGQIDQRCGLSQSTVSAHLATLQRAGLISSQKVGQWHFFKRNESTIQAFLEQMSQEL encoded by the coding sequence ATGCCCCTCGACCTCGACGACATCATCAAAGCCCTGGCCCATCCGGTCCGCCGAGACATTCTCAATTGGCTCAAGGACCCCGCCGCGCATTTCCCCGAACAGCATCACAGCACCGAGTTCGGCGTGTGCGCCGGGCAGATCGACCAGCGCTGCGGCCTGTCCCAATCGACCGTGTCGGCGCACCTGGCCACTTTGCAACGGGCCGGCCTGATCAGCAGCCAGAAGGTCGGGCAATGGCATTTCTTCAAACGCAATGAGTCGACCATCCAGGCCTTCCTCGAACAAATGAGCCAGGAGCTTTGA
- a CDS encoding ACP phosphodiesterase, with the protein MNYLAHLHLGGPAPQQLLGSLYGDFVKGSLQGRFAPELEAAIRLHRHIDTYTDSHPLVLAALARFPKGRRRFAGIVLDVFFDHCLALHWQDYAQQPLALFTERFYRVLLAEPELPGRLARIAPLMAADDWLGAYADFATLEAVFRGIGRRLSRPEALLGVMAELEALYAPLTADFRAFYPQLQAFAATRR; encoded by the coding sequence ATGAATTATCTGGCACACCTCCACTTGGGCGGCCCTGCGCCCCAGCAACTGCTCGGCAGCCTGTATGGCGATTTCGTCAAAGGCTCGCTGCAAGGCCGCTTCGCTCCCGAACTCGAAGCGGCGATCAGGCTGCACCGACACATTGATACCTATACCGACAGCCATCCCCTGGTGCTGGCCGCGCTGGCGCGCTTTCCCAAAGGGCGGCGGCGCTTTGCCGGCATCGTGCTCGACGTGTTCTTCGACCATTGCCTGGCCCTGCATTGGCAGGATTACGCCCAGCAGCCGCTAGCGCTGTTCACCGAGCGCTTCTACCGGGTTCTGCTGGCCGAGCCCGAGTTGCCGGGACGCCTGGCGCGGATTGCGCCGTTAATGGCCGCAGATGACTGGTTGGGGGCCTATGCCGATTTCGCGACGCTGGAGGCGGTGTTTCGAGGCATTGGGCGACGGCTGTCGCGGCCCGAAGCGCTGCTCGGCGTGATGGCTGAACTGGAAGCGTTGTACGCGCCACTGACGGCTGATTTCCGCGCCTTCTACCCGCAGTTGCAGGCATTCGCGGCAACGCGACGCTGA